The Fusarium oxysporum f. sp. lycopersici 4287 chromosome 6, whole genome shotgun sequence DNA segment GTGGTCACGAAGGCGCTGGTGTTGTCGTCGCCAAGGGTGAGCTTGTCACGAACATAGATATTGGGGACCACGTTGGGATCAAGTGGTTAAATGGCTCTTGTTTAAATTGCACTTTTTGCTTGCAAGGCGATGAGCAGCTCTGTCCTCAGGCTCTCTCCGGCTATACCGTCGACGGCACTTTCCAGCAATATGCTGTTGCCAAGGCGGCACATATCACCCGCATTCCTAGCGAGTGTAGCTTGGAAGACGTTTGCCCCGATCCTTTGTGCTGGACTCACCGTCTACAAGGGGCTTAAAGAATCCGGTGTTCGTCCAGGGCAATACGTCGCTATAGTTGGTGCAGGTGGTGGCCTCGGATGCTTCGCTCTACAGTACGCTAAGGCCATGGGTGTCCATAGCATTGCAATCGACGCAGGGAACGATAAATCCAAGGTTTGCAAAGATCTGGGCGCCGCAGCGTTCATCGACTTCCAAGAGTCCTCAGATATTGCCGCTGATGTTAGGGCCGCAGTCCCCGACGGGTTCGGGCCCCACGCTGTTCTCGTGCTCGCAACCCACGAGGCGCCATTCCAGCAGGCATACAACTATGTTCGATCACACGGCAGTGTTATTTGTATTGGTATGCCGGGCTATGCATATCTCAAAGCACCAATCTTCGCCACTGTCGTTCGCATGGTCAACATCAAAGGCAGTTATGTGGGGAACCGTCAGGACGCAGCCGAGGCTATTGAATTCTTCCGACTTGGCCTGATTAAGGCGCCACACAAGCTTATTGGTTTAAGTCATCTACAGGATGTCTATGATATGATGCTTAAGGATGAGATTGTGGGTCGGTATGTCGTTGATACAAGCAAGTGATATCGGTTTCAAAGTTTTACCATGATAGTATAACTGGTCAAGTTGAGTGAGATGGCATTGAATCACCATGTTGGCTGGCTACATTTTTTGCTGGAAAATcattttactttatatagtACTGGTATGAATGTTACTGATTCTCATCCCTGCTGGAACCTGGCTGCCTTTAAGCCGTGGGCTGTAGTATTTAGTAATGTTGTTGCATTCTGCGCGATTGGAGACACCTGGTCCgaattaaattataagt contains these protein-coding regions:
- a CDS encoding alcohol dehydrogenase 1, yielding MPVIAIPEEQWAQVLEKPGGLVVHKKVPVHMQGPDEVLVNVKYSGVCHTDLHAVMGDWPLKRKMPLVGGHEGAGVVVAKGELVTNIDIGDHVGIKWLNGSCLNCTFCLQGDEQLCPQALSGYTVDGTFQQYAVAKAAHITRIPSECSLEDGLKESGVRPGQYVAIVGAGGGLGCFALQYAKAMGVHSIAIDAGNDKSKVCKDLGAAAFIDFQESSDIAADVRAAVPDGFGPHAVLVLATHEAPFQQAYNYVRSHGSVICIGMPGYAYLKAPIFATVVRMVNIKGSYVGNRQDAAEAIEFFRLGLIKAPHKLIGLSHLQDVYDMMLKDEIVGRITGQVE